One stretch of Methylopila sp. 73B DNA includes these proteins:
- a CDS encoding SDR family oxidoreductase: MTNTALVVGASGVVGAATAEVLSQAGWPVLGLARRPATQSGVAALAGDLLDPSSLREALAGAAPTHVFIATWLRQETEAENIRVNAAMVRNLFDALRASGSVRHVALVTGLKHYLGPFESYGKGTLPQTPFREDQGRLDVENFYYAQEDEVFAAAARDGFAWSVHRPHTIIGKAVGNAMNMGTTLAVYASICKTTGRPFRFPGSETQWRSLTDMTDARLLARHMLWATETPAAANQDFNVVNGDVFRWSWMWERIAAWFELEAEPFDGVVRPLEEQMADDATVWRDIAARRGLAEPDLGRLASPWHTDADLGRPIEVVTDMSKSRRMGFALYQPTDDAFYALFERLRSDRLIL; the protein is encoded by the coding sequence ATGACGAACACAGCCCTGGTGGTCGGCGCGAGCGGCGTCGTCGGCGCCGCGACGGCCGAGGTCCTGTCCCAGGCGGGATGGCCGGTGCTGGGCCTCGCCCGGCGCCCCGCCACGCAGTCGGGCGTCGCCGCTCTGGCCGGCGACCTTCTCGATCCGTCGTCGCTGCGTGAGGCGCTGGCCGGCGCCGCACCCACCCATGTCTTCATCGCCACCTGGCTCCGCCAGGAGACCGAGGCGGAGAACATCCGCGTCAACGCGGCGATGGTGCGCAACCTGTTCGACGCTCTGCGTGCGTCGGGATCGGTGCGCCACGTGGCGCTGGTCACGGGCCTGAAGCACTACCTCGGGCCGTTCGAGAGCTACGGCAAAGGAACGCTCCCGCAGACCCCGTTCCGCGAGGACCAGGGGCGGCTCGACGTCGAGAACTTCTATTACGCGCAGGAGGACGAGGTCTTCGCCGCCGCGGCCCGCGACGGGTTCGCCTGGAGCGTCCACCGCCCGCACACGATCATCGGCAAGGCGGTCGGCAACGCCATGAACATGGGCACGACGCTCGCGGTTTACGCCTCGATCTGCAAGACGACGGGGCGTCCGTTCCGGTTCCCCGGAAGCGAGACGCAATGGCGCAGCCTCACCGACATGACCGACGCGCGTCTGCTCGCCCGCCACATGCTGTGGGCGACCGAGACGCCCGCCGCCGCGAACCAGGACTTCAACGTCGTCAACGGCGATGTCTTCCGCTGGAGCTGGATGTGGGAGCGGATCGCGGCGTGGTTCGAGCTCGAAGCCGAACCGTTCGACGGCGTGGTGCGCCCGCTGGAGGAGCAGATGGCGGACGACGCGACCGTCTGGCGCGACATCGCCGCCCGGCGCGGCCTCGCCGAGCCCGACCTCGGCCGGCTGGCCTCGCCCTGGCACACCGACGCCGACCTCGGCCGGCCCATCGAGGTCGTCACCGACATGTCCAAGAGCCGACGCATGGGTTTTGCGCTCTATCAGCCGACCGACGACGCGTTCTACGCGCTGTTCGAGCGGCTGAGGAGCGACCGGCTCATTCTGTAA
- the speB gene encoding agmatinase: protein MAELNADPLRPRPVDDALNPARRYGESTEANYAGATSFLRRPYARSAEGFDVAVWGVALDTSVSNRPGTRFGPRALREASTVNVGDPAYPFGFDIFGDMAVADTGDCSLDYGRVELMPAAIEAQAAERLATGAHLVTLGGDHFLTYPVLKALVAQLGRPVALVQFDAHQDTWDDDGSRIDHGTMITRAVRDGLIIPERSIQIGIRTHAPKDYGIAIVDGLLAGEMGPMAVASRILGHVEDTPVYVSFDIDCLDPAFAPGTGTPVPGGVSSAWAISCLRRLGALDLKGFDIVEVSPPYDHAGITALAGVSMAQIYLGLLAERKRAGLSIRV, encoded by the coding sequence ATGGCTGAGCTGAACGCCGATCCGCTGCGCCCCCGCCCTGTCGACGACGCGCTGAACCCCGCGCGCCGCTACGGCGAGTCCACTGAGGCGAACTACGCCGGCGCGACCTCGTTCCTGCGGCGACCCTACGCGCGCTCCGCCGAGGGCTTCGACGTCGCCGTCTGGGGCGTCGCGCTGGACACCTCGGTCTCCAACCGGCCGGGAACCCGTTTCGGGCCCCGCGCGCTCCGCGAGGCCTCGACGGTCAACGTCGGCGACCCGGCCTATCCCTTCGGCTTCGACATCTTCGGCGACATGGCGGTGGCGGACACTGGCGACTGCTCGCTGGACTACGGCCGGGTGGAGCTGATGCCCGCCGCGATCGAAGCGCAGGCGGCGGAGCGGCTCGCCACCGGCGCGCACCTCGTCACGCTCGGCGGCGACCACTTCCTCACCTATCCCGTGCTCAAGGCGCTGGTGGCGCAGCTCGGCCGGCCGGTGGCGCTGGTGCAGTTCGACGCCCACCAGGACACCTGGGACGACGACGGCTCCCGCATCGACCACGGCACGATGATCACCCGCGCCGTGCGCGACGGGCTCATCATCCCCGAGCGCTCGATCCAGATCGGCATCCGCACCCACGCGCCGAAGGACTACGGGATCGCGATCGTCGACGGCCTGCTCGCCGGCGAGATGGGTCCGATGGCTGTGGCGAGCCGCATCCTCGGCCACGTGGAGGACACGCCGGTCTACGTCAGCTTCGACATCGACTGCCTCGACCCCGCCTTCGCGCCGGGGACGGGCACGCCGGTGCCGGGCGGCGTCTCCTCCGCCTGGGCGATCTCGTGCCTCCGCCGCCTCGGCGCGCTGGACCTCAAGGGTTTTGATATCGTCGAGGTCTCGCCGCCCTACGACCACGCCGGGATCACCGCGCTCGCGGGAGTCTCCATGGCGCAGATCTATCTCGGGCTGCTTGCCGAGCGGAAACGGGCGGGCTTGTCGATCAGGGTATGA
- a CDS encoding PaaI family thioesterase, translating into MTIADMQAFLDAEFPQIRLGVDYAIEAVGHGSARMRLIYAERHLRPGGTISGPAMMALADVALYVALLGAIGPVKLAVTTNFSVNFLKRPDPRDLIAHCRYLKIGRGLAVGEAELRSDGEDEAVAHVVATYSIPPRG; encoded by the coding sequence ATGACAATCGCCGACATGCAGGCGTTCCTGGATGCGGAGTTTCCGCAGATCCGGCTCGGGGTGGACTACGCGATCGAGGCGGTGGGCCACGGCTCCGCGCGCATGCGGCTGATCTACGCCGAACGGCATCTTCGGCCCGGCGGCACGATCTCGGGACCTGCGATGATGGCGCTCGCGGACGTCGCGCTCTACGTCGCGCTGCTCGGCGCGATCGGGCCGGTGAAGCTCGCCGTCACCACCAACTTCTCCGTCAACTTTCTCAAGCGGCCGGACCCTCGCGACCTGATCGCGCACTGCCGCTATCTCAAGATCGGCCGCGGCCTCGCGGTGGGTGAGGCCGAACTGCGCTCCGACGGCGAGGACGAGGCGGTGGCGCATGTGGTCGCGACCTACTCCATCCCGCCGCGCGGATGA
- a CDS encoding O-acetylhomoserine aminocarboxypropyltransferase, which produces MSEEAPGPRAPGFATLSVHAGAQPDPTTKARATPIYQTTSFTFDDVDHAAALFGLEAFGNIYTRIGNPTNAVLEERIAALEGGTAALAVASGHAAQLLVFHGLLTPGDEFVAATKLYGGSINQFGHAFKSFGWNVAWTDPDDLEAFERAVTPKTKAIFVESIANPGGTVTDIAAISEIAKRAGVPLIVDNTLATPYLVKPFEHGADIVVHSATKFLGGHGNSIGGLIVDGGSFDWLASGRYPFLSEPRPEYGGVVLGQTFGNFAFAVAMRALSLRDLGPALSPFNAFLLLTGIETLPLRMRAHCDNALKVASYLESHPKVAWVNYPGLASNPHHARAQKYAPKGAGAVFTFGLAGGYGAGVALVSKVKLFSHLANVGDTRSLIIHPASTTHRQLDEAKLAAAGAGPEVVRLSVGIEDAEDIIADLEQALAAV; this is translated from the coding sequence ATGTCTGAAGAGGCTCCTGGCCCACGCGCGCCCGGTTTCGCGACGCTCTCCGTCCACGCCGGCGCGCAGCCCGACCCCACCACCAAGGCCCGCGCGACGCCGATCTACCAGACGACGTCCTTCACCTTCGACGACGTCGACCACGCGGCGGCGCTGTTCGGCCTGGAGGCCTTCGGCAACATCTACACCCGCATCGGCAACCCGACGAACGCGGTGCTGGAGGAGCGCATCGCGGCGCTCGAGGGCGGCACGGCGGCGCTCGCCGTCGCGTCCGGCCACGCGGCGCAACTCCTCGTGTTCCACGGACTGCTGACGCCCGGCGACGAGTTCGTCGCCGCCACGAAGCTCTACGGCGGGTCGATCAACCAGTTCGGCCACGCGTTCAAGAGCTTTGGCTGGAACGTCGCCTGGACCGATCCGGACGACCTGGAGGCCTTCGAGCGCGCGGTGACCCCGAAGACCAAGGCGATCTTCGTCGAGTCGATCGCAAACCCCGGCGGCACCGTCACCGACATCGCGGCGATCTCGGAGATCGCGAAGCGCGCGGGCGTCCCGCTGATCGTCGACAACACGCTGGCGACGCCGTACCTCGTAAAGCCGTTCGAGCACGGCGCGGACATCGTCGTGCATTCCGCCACCAAGTTTCTCGGCGGCCACGGCAACTCCATCGGCGGGCTGATCGTCGACGGCGGCTCGTTCGACTGGCTCGCGAGCGGACGCTACCCCTTCCTGAGCGAGCCGAGGCCGGAGTACGGCGGCGTGGTGCTGGGCCAGACCTTCGGCAACTTCGCCTTCGCGGTGGCCATGCGCGCGCTGTCGCTGCGCGATCTGGGCCCTGCGCTGTCGCCGTTCAACGCGTTCCTGCTGCTGACGGGGATCGAGACGCTCCCGCTGCGCATGCGCGCCCATTGCGACAACGCGCTGAAGGTCGCGAGCTACCTCGAGAGCCATCCAAAGGTCGCCTGGGTGAACTACCCCGGCCTCGCCTCGAACCCCCACCACGCCCGCGCGCAGAAATATGCGCCCAAGGGCGCCGGGGCCGTGTTCACCTTCGGCCTCGCGGGCGGCTACGGGGCGGGCGTGGCGCTGGTGTCGAAAGTCAAGCTGTTCTCCCACCTCGCGAACGTCGGCGACACGCGCTCGCTGATCATCCACCCCGCCTCCACGACCCATCGCCAGCTCGATGAGGCGAAGCTCGCGGCGGCGGGCGCCGGGCCGGAGGTGGTGCGGCTCTCGGTCGGCATCGAAGACGCCGAGGACATCATCGCCGACCTGGAGCAGGCGCTGGCCGCGGTGTGA
- a CDS encoding TadE/TadG family type IV pilus assembly protein produces MHARRLRTWIADFRRDSRGVTAIEFAMVGPVLVLFIVGTIETGLLLTAQQVLDDATFAGARTTKTGYTATNSTQAATITAAIKKAAESYLDPSKIVVTSLAYEDLSKIGVAEDFVDTNKNGKWDTGETFTDTNGNGKWDADRGRAGAGQSGEIVVFKATYSWTVRTPVVARWMNANAPITLTSRTVVKNEPY; encoded by the coding sequence ATGCACGCACGCCGTCTCAGGACATGGATCGCCGACTTCCGCCGCGACAGCCGTGGCGTGACCGCGATCGAGTTCGCGATGGTCGGCCCCGTGCTGGTGCTGTTCATCGTCGGCACCATCGAGACCGGCCTGTTGCTCACGGCGCAGCAGGTGCTAGACGACGCCACGTTCGCAGGCGCGCGAACCACGAAGACCGGGTACACGGCCACCAACTCGACGCAGGCCGCAACCATCACCGCTGCGATCAAGAAGGCCGCCGAGTCCTATCTGGACCCGAGTAAGATCGTCGTCACGAGCCTCGCCTACGAAGATCTCAGCAAGATCGGCGTGGCCGAGGACTTCGTCGACACGAACAAGAACGGCAAGTGGGACACGGGCGAAACGTTCACCGATACGAACGGCAACGGAAAGTGGGACGCCGACCGAGGCCGCGCCGGCGCGGGCCAGAGCGGCGAGATCGTCGTGTTCAAGGCGACATACTCCTGGACCGTGCGCACCCCTGTGGTCGCGCGCTGGATGAACGCGAACGCCCCCATCACCCTGACGTCGCGCACCGTCGTGAAGAACGAGCCCTACTGA
- a CDS encoding PIN domain-containing protein, whose product MSVNAFVDTNVLVYLLGQDSRKAEIGKARLAEGATVSVQALNEFANVARRKMALSWDELDDVLSVLRSVCAVVPVTVETHERGVALARRHQLSVYDAMIVAAARLAGCATLWSEDMQDGATLDGVTIRDPFRG is encoded by the coding sequence ATGAGCGTTAACGCCTTCGTCGACACCAACGTTCTCGTCTATCTCCTCGGCCAGGACAGTCGAAAGGCGGAGATCGGGAAGGCGCGCCTCGCCGAGGGCGCAACGGTGAGCGTGCAGGCGCTGAACGAGTTCGCAAACGTCGCCCGCCGCAAGATGGCGCTGTCCTGGGACGAGCTGGACGATGTCCTCTCGGTCCTCAGGTCCGTTTGCGCCGTTGTGCCCGTCACGGTCGAAACGCACGAGCGGGGCGTCGCGCTTGCCCGCCGTCACCAGCTCTCGGTCTACGATGCGATGATCGTCGCGGCCGCGAGGCTCGCCGGCTGCGCCACCCTGTGGTCGGAGGACATGCAGGACGGCGCGACGCTCGACGGCGTCACGATCCGCGATCCCTTCAGGGGCTGA
- the rpsI gene encoding 30S ribosomal protein S9 gives MAENIQSLSDLGGALTASAPDAPKYEKKVDQFGRAYATGKRKDAVARVWIRPGSGRIEINKRSLEVYFARPVLRMILQQPLDVVNRKGQYDVTVTVAGGGLSGQAGAVRHGLSKALTYFEPELRGALKKGGFLTRDSRVVERKKYGRAKARRSFQFSKR, from the coding sequence ATGGCCGAGAACATCCAGTCGCTCAGCGACCTCGGCGGCGCGCTCACTGCGTCCGCCCCCGACGCCCCGAAGTACGAGAAGAAGGTCGACCAGTTCGGCCGCGCCTACGCCACTGGCAAGCGCAAGGACGCGGTCGCCCGCGTTTGGATCCGCCCCGGTTCGGGCCGCATCGAGATCAACAAGCGCTCGCTCGAGGTCTACTTCGCCCGCCCGGTGCTGCGCATGATCCTGCAGCAGCCGCTCGACGTGGTGAACCGCAAGGGCCAGTACGACGTCACTGTCACGGTCGCCGGCGGCGGCCTCTCCGGCCAGGCCGGCGCGGTGCGCCACGGCCTGTCGAAGGCCCTCACCTACTTCGAGCCGGAGCTGCGCGGCGCCCTTAAGAAGGGCGGCTTCCTGACCCGCGACAGCCGCGTGGTCGAGCGCAAGAAGTACGGCCGCGCCAAGGCGCGTCGGAGCTTCCAGTTCTCGAAGCGCTGA
- a CDS encoding CoA-binding protein: protein MTQTSPDAIRQILSSVRTIAVIGASPNPSRDSHIVAAFLAARGYRVFPVNPGHGGKDIAGLMTYASLAEVQEPIDMVDVFRASEHVAGVLDEALALATPPKVFWTQLGVRDDASAARAEAAGLKVVQDRCPKIDIMELGLPARAGGSD from the coding sequence ATGACCCAGACTTCACCCGACGCCATCCGCCAGATCCTCAGCTCCGTCCGCACCATCGCGGTGATCGGGGCGAGCCCCAATCCCTCGCGCGACAGCCACATCGTCGCCGCCTTCCTGGCCGCCCGCGGCTACCGCGTGTTCCCGGTCAATCCGGGCCACGGCGGCAAGGATATCGCGGGCCTCATGACCTACGCCTCGCTCGCCGAGGTCCAGGAGCCGATCGACATGGTCGACGTGTTCCGCGCCTCCGAGCACGTCGCGGGCGTGCTGGACGAGGCGCTGGCGCTCGCGACGCCGCCGAAGGTGTTCTGGACGCAGCTCGGCGTGCGCGACGACGCTTCCGCCGCGCGCGCCGAGGCCGCCGGCTTGAAGGTCGTTCAGGACCGGTGCCCGAAGATCGACATCATGGAGCTGGGACTACCCGCCCGCGCCGGCGGATCCGATTGA
- a CDS encoding COX15/CtaA family protein yields MSASPVPSPAPPRRFLRGWLLLTLALVALMVVVGGATRLTGSGLSITEWNPITGAIPPLGEAPWAEAFQKYRASSQYKLLNEGMSLGEFKFIFWWEWGHRQLGRSIGVVFLLGLGFAAATRRVSLKEGLTLFAMGLLLGLQGAVGWIMVASGLQEGMTAVAPVKLTLHLGLALAFFATLVLFLVHLRQFGRDGGLLRPGLRAGAYAVLALSFVQILLGGLVAGSKAGFSFNTWPLMDGGFAPSAATLFATTPWWENFVDNVALVQLNHRIGAYVLFAATLAYALAVTNAKLCRRASNRAVALAFLMTLQAGLGVLTLIHVVPLELGLAHQFGAVVVLGLAVMNAGLLHERAARERAKAQAPHGLAQPAA; encoded by the coding sequence ATGTCCGCATCCCCCGTCCCCTCGCCCGCGCCTCCGCGCCGCTTCCTGCGCGGCTGGCTGCTGCTGACACTGGCGCTGGTCGCGCTGATGGTCGTCGTCGGCGGCGCCACGCGCCTGACGGGCTCCGGCCTCTCGATCACCGAGTGGAATCCGATCACGGGCGCGATCCCGCCGCTCGGCGAGGCGCCCTGGGCCGAGGCGTTCCAGAAGTACCGGGCAAGCTCGCAGTACAAGCTGCTGAACGAGGGCATGTCGCTCGGCGAGTTCAAGTTCATCTTCTGGTGGGAGTGGGGCCACCGGCAGCTCGGCCGCTCCATCGGCGTCGTCTTCCTGCTCGGGCTCGGCTTCGCCGCAGCCACGCGGCGCGTGAGCCTGAAGGAGGGCCTCACGCTGTTCGCCATGGGCCTGCTGCTCGGCCTGCAGGGCGCGGTCGGCTGGATCATGGTGGCGTCCGGGCTGCAGGAGGGCATGACCGCCGTCGCGCCGGTGAAACTCACCCTGCACCTCGGACTGGCGCTCGCCTTCTTCGCGACGCTGGTGCTGTTCCTCGTGCATCTCAGGCAGTTCGGCCGCGACGGCGGCCTGCTGCGGCCGGGCCTTCGCGCCGGCGCCTACGCCGTGTTGGCGCTGTCCTTCGTGCAGATCCTGCTCGGCGGACTGGTCGCGGGCTCGAAGGCCGGGTTCTCGTTCAACACCTGGCCGCTAATGGACGGCGGGTTCGCGCCCTCCGCCGCGACGTTGTTCGCGACGACGCCTTGGTGGGAGAACTTCGTCGACAACGTCGCGCTGGTGCAGCTCAACCACCGCATCGGCGCCTACGTGCTGTTCGCGGCGACGCTCGCCTACGCCCTCGCCGTCACCAACGCCAAGCTCTGCCGCAGGGCGTCGAACCGCGCGGTCGCCCTCGCCTTCCTGATGACGCTGCAGGCGGGGCTCGGCGTGCTGACGCTGATCCACGTGGTGCCGCTGGAGCTCGGCCTCGCCCACCAGTTCGGCGCGGTCGTCGTGCTGGGGCTTGCGGTCATGAACGCCGGCCTGCTGCACGAGCGCGCCGCGCGCGAACGGGCGAAGGCGCAGGCGCCGCACGGGCTGGCGCAGCCGGCGGCGTGA
- the rplM gene encoding 50S ribosomal protein L13 — translation MRPQLARSYVAKPAEVEKKWVVIDAKGLVVGRLASVIAMRLRGKHKPTFTPHVDDGDNVIVINAAQVVFTGKKRQDKPYYWHTGYPGGIKERKAHQILDGRFPERVVEKAVERMLPRGPLGRKQLGNLRVYGGETHPHEAQQPAPLDVAALNSKNSRSA, via the coding sequence ATGCGCCCCCAGCTGGCCCGCTCTTATGTGGCCAAACCGGCCGAGGTCGAGAAGAAGTGGGTCGTGATCGACGCGAAGGGCCTGGTCGTGGGCCGCCTTGCGTCCGTGATCGCGATGCGTCTTCGCGGCAAGCACAAGCCGACCTTCACCCCCCACGTGGACGACGGCGACAACGTCATCGTCATCAACGCCGCCCAGGTGGTGTTCACGGGCAAGAAGCGTCAGGACAAGCCCTACTACTGGCACACCGGCTATCCCGGCGGCATCAAGGAGCGCAAGGCGCACCAGATCCTCGACGGCCGTTTCCCGGAGCGCGTGGTGGAGAAGGCGGTCGAGCGCATGCTCCCGCGTGGTCCCCTCGGCCGCAAGCAGCTCGGCAATCTCCGCGTCTACGGCGGCGAGACCCATCCGCATGAAGCCCAGCAGCCGGCGCCGCTCGACGTCGCGGCCCTGAACAGCAAGAACAGCCGGAGCGCCTGA
- the nadC gene encoding carboxylating nicotinate-nucleotide diphosphorylase: MSAPHPLGGLDPIAVRRAVEATLAEDLGRAGDITTAATIPASATARLVIAARQPGRLAGLQLAQAAFAALDPSIAFAAELTDGAELAPGMVIARIEGPARPALSAERTALNFLGRLSGVATATAAYADLIAHTKAKICCTRKTTPGLRVFEKYAVRCGGGANHRFGLDDAILIKDNHIAVAGSIEAALDGAKGYIGHLVKIEIEVDTLDQLDRVIAHGGADVVLLDNMGPDLLREAVARIGGRMAAEASGNVSLETVAAIAETGVDLISVGRITHSAPTLDLGLDVAVG; encoded by the coding sequence GTGAGCGCCCCGCATCCACTCGGCGGGCTGGACCCGATCGCCGTCCGCCGCGCCGTCGAAGCGACGCTCGCCGAGGACCTCGGTCGCGCAGGCGACATCACCACCGCGGCGACCATTCCAGCCTCCGCGACCGCGCGCCTCGTCATCGCCGCGCGCCAGCCCGGCCGGCTGGCCGGCCTCCAGCTGGCGCAAGCCGCCTTCGCGGCGCTAGACCCGTCGATCGCGTTTGCGGCCGAACTGACCGATGGCGCCGAACTCGCGCCCGGCATGGTCATCGCCCGCATCGAAGGCCCCGCCCGCCCTGCGCTGTCAGCGGAGCGGACCGCGCTCAACTTCCTGGGCCGGCTGTCGGGCGTCGCCACGGCGACTGCGGCCTACGCCGACCTCATCGCCCACACCAAGGCGAAGATCTGCTGCACGCGGAAGACCACGCCGGGCCTGCGTGTGTTCGAGAAGTACGCGGTGCGTTGCGGCGGCGGCGCGAACCACCGCTTCGGCCTCGACGACGCCATCCTGATCAAGGACAACCACATCGCGGTCGCCGGCTCGATCGAAGCCGCGCTCGACGGGGCCAAGGGCTACATCGGCCATCTCGTGAAGATCGAGATCGAGGTCGACACCCTCGATCAGCTCGACCGCGTCATCGCCCACGGCGGCGCAGACGTCGTGCTGCTCGACAACATGGGGCCGGACCTGCTGCGCGAAGCGGTCGCCCGCATCGGCGGCCGGATGGCGGCGGAGGCCTCCGGCAACGTCTCGCTGGAGACGGTGGCGGCGATCGCGGAGACCGGCGTCGACCTGATCTCCGTCGGCCGCATCACCCACTCCGCGCCGACGCTGGACCTCGGGCTGGACGTGGCGGTGGGCTGA
- a CDS encoding AbrB/MazE/SpoVT family DNA-binding domain-containing protein: MQVAKWGNALAVRLPAAVVEALKLKAGDQIDIQVVGERAFEVARAPSRAELLARLDKYRGRLPDGFRFDRLEANER; this comes from the coding sequence ATGCAGGTCGCAAAATGGGGGAACGCGCTTGCCGTCAGGCTCCCGGCGGCTGTCGTCGAGGCGCTGAAGCTGAAGGCGGGAGACCAGATCGATATTCAGGTCGTCGGCGAGCGAGCCTTCGAAGTGGCGCGGGCTCCCTCCCGTGCGGAGCTTCTCGCCCGGCTGGACAAGTACCGCGGACGGTTGCCCGACGGCTTTCGTTTCGATCGCCTTGAAGCGAATGAGCGTTAA
- a CDS encoding DUF2842 domain-containing protein: MRPRAKKLIGTAVLVVGVSIYALIVMFVGQLKLAGSHPALQLAFFAFFGLLWVIPAGLLIRWMERG, from the coding sequence ATGCGCCCCCGCGCCAAGAAGCTGATCGGCACGGCCGTTCTGGTCGTCGGCGTGTCGATCTACGCGCTGATCGTGATGTTCGTGGGCCAGCTCAAGCTCGCCGGTTCGCACCCCGCGCTCCAGCTCGCGTTCTTCGCGTTCTTCGGGCTGCTGTGGGTCATTCCCGCGGGCCTGCTGATCCGCTGGATGGAGCGGGGCTGA
- a CDS encoding polysaccharide deacetylase family protein has translation MAGVRTAAFRAAFAGLHASRANSWLARRARGLGVVLTLHHVRPWRERAFAPNRLLEVTPEFLDDALARARTLGFDFVSLDEAWRRVSVGVSLRPFLHVTFDDGYRDVRDFALPVLERHGAPATLYVASAFAEGEAEIWWLALEEALVRARRVVVDLGRGEAVLSTFSAQEKAAAWDAIYWRLRSGPEERLRSEVRRLAEEQGVDVFGFARDLCMRWDELKEVAKNPLVAIGAHTVTHPMLAKHPEDAARAEMADSREAIRLKLGEAPAHFAYPVGDLSAAGPREYDIARDLGFVTAVTTRPGHLFKRHAATPTALPRVSLNGHFQTRAAVDALLAGTPFLGLRALGRG, from the coding sequence ATGGCGGGCGTGAGGACAGCGGCCTTTCGCGCGGCGTTCGCCGGGCTTCACGCGAGCCGCGCCAACAGCTGGCTGGCGCGGCGCGCGCGGGGGCTAGGCGTCGTGCTGACGCTGCACCACGTGCGCCCGTGGCGGGAGCGCGCCTTCGCGCCCAACCGGCTGCTCGAAGTCACGCCCGAGTTCCTCGACGACGCGCTCGCCCGCGCGCGCACGCTGGGCTTCGATTTCGTGTCGCTCGACGAGGCGTGGCGACGGGTCTCGGTCGGCGTCTCGCTGCGCCCCTTCCTGCACGTGACCTTCGACGACGGCTACCGCGACGTGCGCGACTTCGCGCTGCCGGTGCTTGAGCGGCATGGCGCGCCCGCCACCCTCTATGTCGCGTCGGCCTTCGCCGAGGGCGAGGCCGAGATCTGGTGGCTGGCGCTGGAGGAGGCGCTGGTCCGCGCGCGCCGCGTCGTCGTGGATCTCGGGCGGGGCGAGGCGGTGCTGTCCACCTTCTCCGCGCAGGAGAAGGCGGCGGCGTGGGACGCGATCTACTGGCGGCTGCGCTCAGGTCCGGAGGAACGGCTGCGGTCCGAGGTTCGCCGGCTGGCGGAAGAGCAGGGCGTCGACGTGTTCGGCTTCGCGCGCGATCTCTGCATGCGCTGGGACGAACTGAAGGAGGTCGCGAAGAATCCCCTGGTCGCGATCGGCGCCCACACCGTCACCCACCCGATGCTGGCGAAGCATCCGGAGGACGCGGCGCGCGCCGAGATGGCGGACAGCCGCGAGGCGATCCGGCTCAAGCTCGGCGAAGCGCCGGCGCATTTCGCCTATCCCGTCGGAGATCTCTCGGCGGCGGGCCCGCGGGAGTACGACATCGCGCGCGACCTCGGCTTCGTCACCGCCGTCACGACGCGGCCGGGGCACCTGTTCAAGCGTCACGCCGCGACGCCGACGGCGCTGCCGCGGGTCTCGCTGAACGGCCATTTCCAGACGCGCGCCGCGGTCGACGCGCTGCTCGCCGGCACACCGTTTCTAGGCCTGCGGGCGCTGGGACGCGGCTGA